A genomic region of Aulosira sp. FACHB-615 contains the following coding sequences:
- a CDS encoding DNA cytosine methyltransferase — MQAISLFSGIGGFEIAFHQVFPEGEVIQMVEIEPDAQTVLRSHFPETPIHPDIRTYEPDINWQYNEGIAFFGFPCRNTSNAGDRTGLSGEESSLWFEALRIIFMVKPRFILIENPTALINRGLRAVLGGLRMAGYTAEVEIVSAAELGAPHERERLFIIAYPHLWQQEKRISCGWASQIGGEIERVKADFAFPTIERRDDGFAYGFPKGLDSVSESVPSGTAGRIRSRYLYGRSVVPACAVVAFRRIKFLAGV; from the coding sequence ATGCAAGCAATTAGCCTATTCTCTGGCATCGGCGGCTTTGAAATCGCCTTCCACCAAGTATTCCCAGAGGGTGAAGTAATTCAAATGGTAGAGATTGAACCGGATGCTCAAACCGTACTGCGATCGCACTTCCCCGAAACCCCAATCCACCCCGATATACGCACCTATGAACCCGATATCAACTGGCAATATAACGAAGGGATCGCCTTCTTCGGATTCCCTTGCAGAAACACCTCAAACGCAGGCGATCGCACCGGATTATCAGGAGAAGAATCAAGCCTTTGGTTTGAAGCACTGCGAATTATCTTCATGGTCAAACCAAGATTTATCCTCATTGAGAACCCTACCGCACTTATCAATCGAGGATTACGAGCAGTGCTTGGAGGACTCAGAATGGCAGGATATACAGCAGAAGTTGAAATCGTCTCGGCGGCAGAGCTTGGAGCGCCGCACGAGAGAGAAAGATTGTTTATCATTGCCTACCCTCACCTCTGGCAGCAAGAAAAACGGATCTCGTGCGGCTGGGCAAGTCAAATTGGAGGTGAAATTGAAAGAGTTAAAGCTGATTTCGCCTTCCCAACAATTGAGCGCCGAGATGATGGCTTTGCTTATGGGTTTCCCAAAGGACTGGACAGCGTGTCTGAGTCAGTCCCCAGTGGCACAGCAGGAAGGATTAGAAGCCGTTACCTCTACGGTCGTTCAGTCGTCCCCGCCTGCGCCGTTGTCGCCTTCCGTAGAATTAAGTTCCTTGCAGGGGTCTAG
- a CDS encoding KOW motif-containing protein, translated as MLRYVKIEGVIGEPCVGAGAIASLLQAWPHTKQLWTNDVDPNKQADYHHDATLRESWEYFTETDWIITNPPYADQAAPIIKNAFEKARVGVVAFLLTSFLEPCGDRADFLKEHPPSLVLTFPRYCFRKDKSGKRWATDNTTISCFVWDKRATTQQLIVRPQSEIIGFYKNPDHAISQQEVEEIMKSIAASNPDTTAMQSLTRRNINPGVCISDYYGEIGTIKDDFGFGFTVQWHKDGDEITYNWERDSEGIKHLSIVSQSVAIALNDIPKTNPMEFQFPEADAIAQQIAQLQEQLEIYNQCKVNANRVKEQVVIQAQLMLELGVSQQSITDWANRIYFLVTGTNVGEMATKSVELAAKLMLAEQDNQSLKDERDRLLSRIKELENPQPTEQFKKGDRVSTDMGEEGEVTGFAYGNTIVKMTNGEFQFRADQLTKVDTRFEVGDRVRITKGQHKDKFAVIKEVGNQISCWVDEEFFFHFSPSQLIKIEEKPTNPQTEAQKRGQEFIAGVKKPADVTWGQISDVCQRDRAVLKEISLNARNKAQKALVEQLPQKLADWIEETGDRTDLEWVGDTLKAKVEELLSPKEEVV; from the coding sequence TTGTTGCGCTACGTAAAGATAGAAGGCGTGATTGGTGAACCTTGCGTTGGTGCAGGAGCGATCGCCTCGCTTCTCCAAGCATGGCCACATACCAAGCAACTGTGGACAAACGACGTTGACCCCAACAAACAAGCCGATTACCACCACGACGCAACACTAAGAGAGTCTTGGGAGTATTTCACCGAAACTGACTGGATTATTACAAACCCACCCTACGCCGACCAAGCAGCCCCAATTATCAAAAATGCTTTTGAGAAAGCGCGTGTAGGCGTGGTGGCATTTTTACTTACCAGCTTTTTAGAGCCTTGTGGCGATCGCGCTGATTTTCTCAAAGAACATCCACCATCGCTTGTGCTGACATTTCCCCGGTACTGTTTCCGTAAGGATAAAAGCGGTAAACGTTGGGCGACCGACAATACCACGATCTCTTGCTTTGTCTGGGACAAACGCGCAACTACTCAACAGTTAATTGTTCGCCCACAGTCCGAAATTATTGGCTTTTACAAAAATCCCGACCACGCAATCAGTCAACAAGAAGTAGAGGAAATCATGAAAAGTATTGCCGCATCAAACCCTGATACTACAGCTATGCAATCACTTACCAGACGCAATATTAACCCTGGTGTTTGTATCTCCGATTACTATGGCGAAATCGGAACAATTAAAGATGATTTTGGCTTTGGCTTTACCGTCCAGTGGCACAAAGATGGAGATGAAATAACTTACAACTGGGAACGGGATAGTGAAGGTATTAAACATCTGTCAATTGTCTCTCAATCCGTAGCGATCGCTCTTAATGACATCCCCAAGACAAATCCTATGGAATTTCAATTCCCCGAAGCTGATGCGATCGCTCAACAGATCGCCCAATTGCAAGAGCAACTCGAAATATATAATCAATGCAAAGTAAATGCTAACCGAGTAAAAGAGCAAGTGGTAATACAAGCTCAATTAATGCTTGAACTTGGAGTTAGCCAGCAATCAATTACCGATTGGGCGAATAGAATTTACTTTCTTGTAACTGGCACAAATGTAGGAGAAATGGCTACTAAATCAGTTGAGCTTGCTGCAAAGCTGATGTTGGCAGAACAGGACAATCAGTCTTTGAAAGATGAACGCGATCGCCTCTTATCCCGCATCAAAGAACTAGAAAATCCTCAACCAACCGAGCAGTTCAAAAAGGGCGATCGCGTCTCAACTGACATGGGTGAAGAGGGCGAAGTAACAGGCTTTGCTTACGGTAATACGATTGTAAAAATGACTAATGGTGAATTTCAATTTAGAGCGGATCAACTAACCAAGGTTGATACTAGGTTTGAGGTTGGCGATCGCGTCAGAATTACTAAGGGACAACACAAAGATAAATTCGCCGTAATCAAAGAAGTCGGCAATCAAATTAGTTGCTGGGTAGATGAAGAGTTTTTCTTCCATTTCTCCCCCTCACAATTAATCAAAATCGAAGAAAAGCCAACCAACCCCCAAACTGAAGCTCAAAAACGGGGACAAGAATTTATTGCTGGGGTTAAAAAACCTGCTGATGTAACCTGGGGACAGATTTCCGATGTCTGTCAGCGTGATCGCGCAGTCCTCAAAGAAATCTCTCTCAATGCCCGTAATAAAGCCCAAAAAGCCCTAGTTGAGCAACTCCCCCAAAAACTAGCTGATTGGATTGAAGAGACAGGCGATCGCACCGATCTTGAATGGGTGGGCGACACCTTGAAAGCGAAAGTGGAGGAATTACTCAGCCCAAAGGAGGAAGTAGTTTGA
- the dcd gene encoding dCTP deaminase yields the protein MIKNDIWIKQQAEKGMIKPFEPTLINRVENSPVISYGLSSYGYDIRLSPNDFRIFRRVPGTLVNPKNFNPENLESATLHTSEYGDFFILPAHSYGLGVALEKLEVPPNITVICVGKSTYARVALIANVTPAEAAWHGHLTLEFSNSSETDCMIFANEGVVQLLFLEGEPCATTYADRNGKYQNQPETVILAKV from the coding sequence TTGATCAAAAACGATATTTGGATTAAACAACAAGCTGAAAAAGGCATGATTAAGCCTTTTGAACCAACCTTGATAAACAGGGTCGAAAACAGCCCGGTTATTAGCTACGGACTATCATCTTACGGCTACGATATACGCTTGTCCCCCAACGATTTTCGGATTTTTCGCCGCGTCCCCGGCACATTAGTAAATCCCAAAAACTTTAATCCCGAAAACCTGGAATCAGCGACACTGCACACTTCCGAATATGGCGATTTCTTTATCCTTCCCGCACACTCTTACGGATTGGGTGTGGCGCTTGAAAAATTAGAAGTACCACCTAATATCACAGTGATATGTGTTGGGAAATCGACTTATGCAAGAGTAGCTTTAATCGCAAATGTTACCCCAGCAGAAGCAGCATGGCATGGACACCTAACCCTGGAATTCTCCAATTCTTCAGAAACTGATTGCATGATTTTTGCAAATGAAGGTGTGGTGCAACTTCTATTTTTAGAAGGCGAACCCTGCGCTACAACCTACGCCGATAGAAACGGTAAATATCAAAATCAACCAGAAACAGTAATTTTAGCAAAAGTATGA